A region of Roseobacter litoralis Och 149 DNA encodes the following proteins:
- a CDS encoding NAD(P)-dependent oxidoreductase codes for MTKPTIGFIGLGLMGGAMVGRLQDQGYALSVLGNRDRTHLDAAVARGATEVASAKEVAAASDIIMLCMGTSDHVESRMRGEDGVIAGLKPGAVVIDFGTSLPASTRTLGAEVAEAGGTYLDAPLGRTPSHAKDGMLNIMCAGDKAAFDKVEGVLKDLGENVFHLGALGSGHTIKLINNFFGMTVANAMAEAFAMADIAGVNRKELYDVMAAGPLHSGMMDFVKGYGVDGDPNLLAFAIKNAAKDVGYYSKMADDAGVKSIMSQSALSALSEARDTGHGDEMVSQMVDFFANKYST; via the coding sequence ATGACAAAACCAACTATCGGATTCATCGGCCTTGGGCTTATGGGCGGGGCAATGGTCGGTCGCCTGCAAGATCAGGGGTACGCGCTGAGCGTTCTGGGCAACCGCGACCGGACCCATCTGGACGCAGCCGTCGCCCGAGGGGCAACGGAAGTCGCCAGCGCCAAAGAGGTGGCCGCAGCCAGCGACATCATAATGCTCTGCATGGGTACATCGGATCATGTGGAAAGCCGGATGCGCGGCGAGGATGGCGTGATCGCCGGTCTCAAACCCGGCGCTGTCGTGATTGATTTCGGCACATCGCTGCCTGCGTCCACCAGAACCCTCGGCGCAGAGGTCGCGGAAGCAGGCGGCACCTATCTGGATGCTCCCCTGGGTCGCACACCCAGCCACGCCAAGGACGGCATGCTCAACATCATGTGCGCGGGCGACAAGGCGGCCTTTGACAAGGTCGAGGGTGTCTTGAAAGACCTCGGCGAAAACGTGTTTCACCTCGGTGCCCTCGGGTCCGGACATACGATCAAGCTCATCAACAACTTCTTTGGCATGACCGTGGCCAATGCAATGGCCGAAGCCTTTGCCATGGCCGACATCGCCGGTGTGAACCGCAAGGAGCTTTATGACGTGATGGCCGCCGGACCGCTGCACAGCGGGATGATGGATTTCGTCAAAGGCTACGGCGTAGACGGCGATCCGAACCTGCTGGCCTTTGCGATCAAGAACGCGGCCAAAGACGTCGGGTATTATTCGAAGATGGCCGATGACGCAGGCGTCAAAAGCATCATGTCGCAGTCCGCATTATCCGCTTTGAGCGAAGCGCGTGACACGGGTCATGGTGATGAGATGGTCAGCCAGATGGTTGATTTCTTTGCCAATAAATACAGCACCTAA
- a CDS encoding DMT family transporter, translating to MAVAAQAIEDRPQLGILMMLVAWYFFAMVDVSAKWLALAGFPAFQLVFMRYAGHLVISVGMIAKDGMTLDRFRTDHIWLVLSRALLLISATLGNFYALSYLPLTIISAIMFSSPIIVCFLSMTILKEQIGPWRWGAIVLGFAGVLIVIRPFGETFHPAMILPLYNATALALYSLMTRKLAGIVATETQQLYLGALGTMLTLPFALWFWIPPQSLLDTVLLIGLGVLGWGGHQLLTNAHRFAPANTLMPYTYSFMIYIAAFSWLIFGDVPDFWVVVGALVIVASGLIIWKREQRT from the coding sequence ATGGCAGTCGCGGCGCAAGCCATAGAGGACCGGCCCCAGCTTGGCATTCTCATGATGCTGGTGGCCTGGTACTTCTTTGCGATGGTCGATGTTTCGGCCAAATGGCTTGCGCTGGCGGGCTTTCCGGCGTTTCAACTGGTGTTCATGCGCTATGCCGGGCATCTGGTGATTTCGGTGGGCATGATTGCCAAAGACGGCATGACCCTCGATCGGTTTCGCACCGATCACATCTGGCTGGTGCTGAGCCGGGCCTTGCTGCTGATCTCTGCCACATTGGGTAATTTCTATGCCCTGAGCTATCTGCCGCTGACGATCATTTCGGCGATCATGTTTTCCAGCCCGATCATCGTGTGCTTTTTGTCGATGACCATTCTGAAAGAGCAAATCGGGCCGTGGCGCTGGGGGGCCATCGTGTTGGGGTTTGCCGGCGTTCTAATCGTGATCCGCCCGTTTGGCGAGACGTTCCATCCGGCGATGATCCTGCCATTGTATAACGCGACTGCGCTGGCGCTGTACTCCCTGATGACCCGCAAACTCGCCGGGATTGTCGCAACCGAAACGCAGCAACTCTACCTCGGCGCTTTGGGAACCATGCTGACCCTGCCCTTTGCCCTCTGGTTCTGGATTCCGCCGCAAAGCCTCTTGGACACGGTATTGCTGATCGGGCTGGGCGTCTTGGGCTGGGGCGGGCATCAATTGCTCACCAATGCGCACCGCTTTGCGCCTGCCAATACGCTGATGCCATATACCTATTCGTTCATGATTTACATTGCCGCCTTCAGCTGGCTGATCTTTGGGGATGTGCCTGATTTCTGGGTCGTCGTCGGCGCATTGGTGATCGTGGCGTCCGGCCTCATCATCTGGAAAAGGGAGCAGCGCACATGA
- a CDS encoding sugar kinase — translation MTRIACVGEAMIELSILGQTSQVGVAGDTLNTAIYLKRNAPQFSVDYVTCLGDDPFSDQIEDFIAAQDIGTGAVTRLTGKSPGLYAITTTDDGERSFTYWRSAAAARDLFKTDAGYNFEILEAYDLVYLSGISVAILPDAARSALVEWLGRTPIKLAYDSNYRPRLWEDKPTAQRVTSALWERADICLPSIDDEMLLFDEDAAAVEARFARYRGTGALKRGEEGPISLGDAVSQSYGAAPHVVDTTAAGDSFNGAYLAAILAGQTQAQALRAGHDCAAQVVQYRGAIMPKAAP, via the coding sequence ATGACCCGTATCGCCTGCGTCGGAGAAGCGATGATCGAACTGTCCATTCTGGGGCAGACCTCGCAAGTCGGTGTCGCGGGCGACACGTTGAATACGGCGATTTACCTCAAGCGGAATGCACCGCAGTTCAGCGTCGATTACGTAACCTGTCTGGGTGACGATCCGTTTTCGGACCAGATTGAGGACTTCATCGCAGCACAAGACATCGGCACCGGTGCTGTGACCCGCCTGACCGGGAAATCCCCCGGCCTCTATGCGATCACAACCACGGATGATGGCGAACGATCTTTCACCTATTGGCGCAGTGCTGCCGCTGCACGGGACCTGTTCAAGACCGATGCGGGTTATAATTTCGAGATCCTTGAGGCCTATGACCTTGTGTACCTCTCGGGCATCAGCGTGGCGATCCTGCCGGATGCAGCGCGCAGTGCATTGGTTGAGTGGTTGGGCAGAACACCCATCAAACTGGCCTATGACAGCAATTATCGACCGCGCCTTTGGGAGGACAAACCGACCGCACAGCGCGTGACATCTGCCCTGTGGGAGCGTGCAGACATCTGCCTGCCCTCCATTGATGATGAAATGCTGCTCTTTGATGAAGATGCCGCAGCGGTTGAGGCGCGATTTGCCCGATATCGCGGCACCGGCGCGTTGAAACGCGGCGAAGAGGGCCCAATCAGTCTGGGTGATGCAGTCTCGCAATCCTACGGTGCAGCACCGCATGTAGTTGACACCACGGCAGCGGGTGACAGTTTCAATGGCGCTTATCTCGCGGCAATCCTCGCCGGTCAGACGCAAGCGCAGGCTTTGCGTGCCGGACATGATTGCGCGGCACAGGTCGTGCAATACCGGGGGGCGATTATGCCCAAGGCTGCGCCATGA
- a CDS encoding Gfo/Idh/MocA family protein: MKNAVLIGLGMVADTHLAAFRDAETVDLSGIMGRDPEKARAYGRHAADLLGRAVKTYQNADEIAADPGVDFVVIATPPDARRDLIAPLVRAGKPILMEKPVERTLEAAQDIVTLCADHAVPLGIVFQHRARAASQALKQALDQGKLGDITNAEIRVPWWRDQGYFDTPGRGTYARDGGGVMISQAIHTLDLSLWLLGPFSTVCAHMHRTALHRLEAENWAGALFETVAGCVGTLTATTSAFPGTAETISLHGTKASAHLESGVLTISYLDGQTETHGASATTGGGADPMAFTHAWHQSVIEDFAQAITDQRDPMATGKQALMAHAVIDAMERSGTSRVWEKVAQV; encoded by the coding sequence ATGAAAAACGCTGTTCTGATCGGGCTTGGCATGGTGGCGGATACACATCTTGCCGCGTTTCGGGATGCTGAGACCGTTGATCTATCCGGCATCATGGGGCGCGACCCGGAAAAGGCCCGCGCTTATGGCAGACATGCCGCCGACCTGCTGGGCCGCGCGGTGAAAACCTATCAAAACGCAGATGAGATTGCCGCCGACCCTGGGGTCGATTTCGTTGTCATTGCGACGCCCCCGGATGCACGGCGCGACTTGATTGCGCCTTTGGTGCGGGCGGGCAAACCAATCCTGATGGAAAAACCCGTTGAGCGGACCCTTGAAGCCGCACAAGACATTGTCACGCTCTGCGCAGATCATGCTGTGCCGCTTGGTATCGTCTTCCAGCACCGCGCGCGCGCCGCGTCACAGGCGTTGAAACAGGCGCTTGATCAAGGCAAGCTGGGCGATATCACCAATGCCGAAATTCGCGTTCCGTGGTGGCGGGATCAGGGCTATTTCGATACCCCGGGACGCGGCACCTATGCCCGCGATGGCGGTGGCGTGATGATATCGCAGGCGATCCACACGCTGGACCTTTCGCTTTGGTTGCTGGGGCCGTTTTCCACGGTCTGCGCGCATATGCACCGTACCGCCCTGCACAGGCTGGAGGCTGAAAACTGGGCCGGTGCCTTGTTTGAAACCGTAGCGGGCTGTGTGGGTACACTGACGGCCACAACTTCGGCTTTTCCGGGAACGGCGGAAACCATCAGCCTGCATGGCACCAAGGCCAGTGCGCATCTGGAAAGCGGCGTGCTTACGATATCCTATCTGGACGGGCAGACAGAAACACATGGTGCCAGCGCCACGACCGGCGGCGGCGCGGACCCTATGGCCTTTACCCACGCGTGGCATCAAAGCGTGATCGAAGACTTCGCGCAGGCAATCACCGACCAGCGCGACCCGATGGCCACCGGGAAACAGGCCCTCATGGCCCATGCGGTCATTGATGCAATGGAACGATCCGGCACATCGCGGGTCTGGGAAAAGGTGGCACAGGTTTGA
- a CDS encoding Gfo/Idh/MocA family protein, translating into MSVKFIAIGLDHRHIFGMTQNMLDAGAQCLGFWTAGTPHSLEGFRKRFPLLKRFERIEDALASGADLALIAAIPADRAALAIQCMQRGMDVMTDKPGCTTMAQLDDLRRAVRDTGRIWSINFSERFEVPAVTRASALVAEGAIGRVVHTAGLGPHRLNKETRPDWFFDRTRYGGILTDIASHQIDQFLHFTGSTEAEVTHAFVANHTNPAHPGLQDFGEITLKSDQGTGSIRVDWYTPDALPTWGDGRLTILGTEGYIELRKYVDVGGRDGTDHLILVTGDRCEKIDASDAGLPYSDHLLNDIENRTESAMTQAHCFKVMELALQAQALAEGA; encoded by the coding sequence TTGAGCGTTAAATTCATCGCCATTGGCCTCGATCACCGGCATATTTTCGGCATGACGCAAAACATGCTGGACGCCGGGGCGCAATGCCTCGGGTTCTGGACCGCAGGCACGCCACACAGCCTTGAGGGGTTTCGCAAACGCTTTCCGCTGCTTAAACGATTTGAAAGAATCGAGGATGCACTGGCATCTGGCGCAGATCTGGCCTTGATCGCCGCAATCCCCGCAGACCGTGCAGCACTGGCGATCCAATGCATGCAGCGCGGCATGGACGTGATGACCGACAAACCCGGCTGCACCACCATGGCGCAGCTGGACGATCTGCGCCGTGCTGTCCGTGACACCGGACGGATCTGGTCGATCAACTTTTCCGAACGGTTTGAAGTCCCGGCCGTCACGCGCGCCAGCGCATTGGTGGCCGAAGGGGCGATTGGCCGGGTGGTGCACACCGCCGGGCTAGGGCCGCATCGGCTTAACAAAGAAACTAGGCCGGATTGGTTTTTCGACCGAACCCGATATGGCGGTATCCTCACCGATATCGCCTCGCATCAAATCGACCAGTTCCTGCATTTCACCGGCTCCACAGAGGCCGAGGTGACCCATGCTTTCGTGGCCAACCACACGAACCCGGCCCACCCCGGGCTTCAGGATTTCGGTGAGATCACCCTGAAAAGCGATCAGGGCACGGGATCCATCAGGGTGGATTGGTACACGCCCGATGCGCTACCCACATGGGGCGACGGGCGTCTGACCATTCTGGGCACCGAAGGCTATATCGAGTTGCGCAAATATGTGGATGTCGGGGGCAGGGACGGCACCGATCACCTGATCCTAGTTACCGGGGACAGATGCGAAAAGATCGACGCGTCAGATGCCGGTTTGCCCTATTCCGACCATTTGTTGAATGACATCGAAAACCGCACTGAATCGGCGATGACACAAGCGCATTGCTTCAAAGTGATGGAGCTTGCCTTGCAAGCGCAAGCGCTGGCCGAAGGGGCGTAA
- a CDS encoding Gfo/Idh/MocA family protein — MLNVAILGAGIGAQHLAAYQALPHLFRVAALVDKDQTRAEVLRGTHDFLITPDWDGVFAMPDIDLIDICLPPHLHLPVTLKALAAGKNVICEKPLATSLAGVEQIAQSTRQHNRTVYPVFQYRYGPAFTQLRHLQHAGLLGQPLVASMETHWARDGDYYAVPWRGTWAGEQGGAVLGHAIHAHDLLTHFMGPVRSVSAVTTTRVNPIETEDCAAITFEMVNGAIATSNITLGAARDETRLRFVFEKLTATSGTTPYAPGTSDWSFIARNPKDQPTIENALASAPIKPPGFEGFLSAVAADLAGRPSNSVPLADGAASIELVTAIYHSARSGARVSLPLPSAHPLFNGWIP; from the coding sequence ATGTTGAATGTTGCCATTCTTGGCGCCGGAATCGGGGCGCAACATCTTGCCGCCTATCAGGCACTGCCGCATCTGTTCCGGGTTGCTGCCCTTGTGGACAAGGATCAAACCCGCGCCGAGGTGTTGCGTGGCACGCATGATTTCCTGATTACACCCGATTGGGATGGCGTTTTTGCGATGCCCGACATTGACCTTATCGACATTTGCCTGCCCCCTCACCTGCATCTGCCCGTCACGCTGAAGGCACTGGCTGCGGGCAAAAATGTCATCTGTGAGAAACCGCTGGCGACCAGCCTCGCCGGGGTAGAACAGATCGCCCAGTCCACCAGACAACACAACCGGACGGTATATCCGGTTTTCCAATACCGCTACGGTCCGGCCTTTACGCAGTTGCGCCACCTGCAACACGCAGGTCTTTTGGGTCAGCCGCTGGTGGCTTCGATGGAAACGCATTGGGCCCGTGATGGCGACTATTATGCCGTGCCATGGCGCGGTACATGGGCGGGCGAACAGGGCGGTGCGGTTTTGGGCCATGCCATCCACGCTCATGACCTACTGACGCATTTCATGGGGCCGGTGCGATCCGTTTCGGCGGTGACGACCACCCGCGTCAATCCGATCGAAACAGAAGACTGCGCGGCAATAACCTTTGAAATGGTGAATGGGGCAATAGCGACAAGCAACATCACCCTTGGGGCTGCAAGGGATGAAACGAGGTTGAGGTTCGTGTTTGAAAAGCTGACGGCGACATCGGGCACAACCCCTTATGCGCCCGGCACGTCAGATTGGTCGTTCATTGCCAGAAATCCCAAAGACCAGCCCACAATCGAAAACGCATTGGCAAGCGCACCTATCAAACCACCGGGTTTTGAAGGTTTTTTAAGCGCGGTCGCAGCTGATCTGGCCGGGCGGCCTTCGAATTCGGTTCCACTGGCGGATGGGGCGGCTTCCATTGAACTGGTGACAGCGATATATCATTCTGCGAGGAGCGGCGCGCGCGTTTCGTTGCCGCTGCCATCGGCTCACCCCTTATTCAACGGATGGATACCATGA
- the uxuA gene encoding mannonate dehydratase: MKQCWRWFGPADKIALPDLHQVGVQGIVSALHDVLPGALWSPEAIRQRQDMLHQQGFDWAVVESLPVSESIKTQSPQMADHLLAYKESLRNLATAGISTICYNFMPILDWTRTELRAKQPHGGTAMLFRFLDFAVFDLHILQRDGAASDYSQELQEMAAQRFAELTDTQRVALQNNIVAGLPGSNDKWTTDDVRAHLATYQDISPAQLRQNLIDFLSEVCPVAEELGLRLCCHPDDPPFSLLGLPRIMSSTDDYAHILNAVPSPANGATLCTGSLGVAEGFDPVEFVSRLGDKIHFVHLRNTKRLPGSDRARPDFFEAAHLEGDTDMVATIKALLAEEKRRKDAGRSDWEIPMRPDHGQELLSDLGGGSMPGYPLIGRMRGLAELRGIMAAFDSA, translated from the coding sequence ATGAAACAATGTTGGCGCTGGTTCGGACCCGCAGACAAGATCGCCCTGCCCGATCTACATCAGGTCGGCGTGCAAGGGATCGTGAGCGCCCTGCATGATGTCCTGCCCGGTGCGCTTTGGTCGCCCGAAGCGATCCGGCAACGGCAGGATATGCTGCACCAACAGGGCTTTGACTGGGCGGTTGTCGAAAGCCTGCCTGTGTCGGAAAGCATCAAGACGCAAAGCCCGCAGATGGCAGATCATCTACTGGCCTATAAGGAAAGCCTGCGCAATCTGGCAACGGCTGGCATCAGCACCATTTGCTATAATTTCATGCCGATCCTCGATTGGACCCGGACGGAACTGCGCGCAAAGCAACCCCACGGCGGGACGGCGATGCTATTTCGCTTTCTGGATTTTGCCGTGTTCGATCTGCACATTCTGCAACGGGACGGCGCAGCCTCGGATTATTCGCAAGAGCTGCAAGAAATGGCGGCACAGCGATTTGCCGAGCTGACTGACACGCAGCGCGTCGCGCTGCAGAACAACATCGTCGCGGGCCTGCCCGGGTCCAACGACAAGTGGACAACGGATGACGTGCGGGCGCATCTGGCGACCTATCAGGACATTTCGCCCGCGCAACTGCGCCAGAACCTCATTGATTTCCTGTCCGAGGTATGTCCCGTCGCCGAAGAGCTTGGCCTGCGCCTGTGCTGTCATCCGGATGATCCGCCCTTTTCACTGCTTGGCCTGCCGCGCATCATGTCGTCCACCGATGACTATGCACATATCCTGAATGCCGTACCCAGCCCGGCAAATGGCGCGACACTGTGCACCGGATCGCTCGGCGTGGCGGAAGGTTTCGACCCGGTTGAGTTTGTCAGCCGCCTTGGCGACAAAATCCATTTCGTGCATCTGCGCAATACCAAACGCCTACCCGGATCGGACCGGGCGCGACCAGATTTCTTTGAGGCCGCGCATCTGGAGGGTGACACCGATATGGTCGCCACCATCAAAGCGCTGCTGGCCGAAGAAAAACGTCGCAAGGACGCAGGCCGGTCAGATTGGGAAATCCCCATGCGCCCCGACCATGGGCAGGAATTGCTCAGCGATCTGGGGGGCGGCAGCATGCCCGGCTATCCGCTGATCGGGCGCATGCGGGGCCTTGCGGAGTTGCGCGGGATCATGGCGGCGTTTGACTCGGCCTAG